CCCTTGCCCCTTATATCACTGTCTTCATGCTTTGCCAAACCTTTAAGATACACTGGCTTACCATTTAGGAAAAGTCTTTTGCCTTTTACCTCAACTGTCCTTATTCCCACAGGAAGATAATATTCATCTACCACCTTTTCATCGTGTATTAAAGTTACATTTAGTTTGTAAAGATATGGATTTGAAGGCTCCCAAAATATCGCATCTCCAACCTCTATCATACCCTCTGGCCCTTCGACCTTTGCTATTTGCTTTCCATCTTTGTCATACAAAGCTACTGCTATCTGACATTCATCCTTTTTTTCGCCACTTACAGCCACCTTAAAGCAAACTATACCCTTTTGACCCTCAATCTGGGTTTCAATCTTAATATCCTCAATATATGTTTTGGAAGTGGTGTAGAGCAAAACTGGTCTGTGAATACCTGAATAGTTGAAAAAGTCAAAAAGATATTCCTGAGTTTTATACCCTTCTGGATGCATTGGGTCATTGTATTCCCTTATAAACCCTGGTGGAAGACAACTCCAGTCCAAGATGTTGTTTACAACAATTGTAAGTCTATTCTCACAGCCAATTTGGGCAAATTTATTAATCTCAACTTCAAAAGGTGTTAATGATAAAATAAAAATGTACTGAAAGTGGAATATAATGATGTACAAAATTGTACATTGATATGATATCCTTTCTCATAGTGAGGAGGGATATCAAATGCAGAACTTAACAGCACATTTAAACATGATAAGGGCGATGAAAATGAAACCTAACTTTTCAGAACTTGCAAGAATATATGGGATGGATAGAAGAACAGTTAAAAAATATTATGAGGGTTATGAAGGAAAACCTAAGAATAGAAATAAACCAAGTAAATTGGACAAATACTATGATGAGATAAAATCAAAGCTTGCTATCAAAGGAGTTACAGTCAAGGGTGTTTATGAGTATTTAAAATCAAAAGATGAGACAATAGGAACATATTCAAACTTCAATAAGTATGTTAAGAAAAAAGGATTAAAGCCAGAGAAGAAAATAAAAGGTCACCCAAGATTTGAGACAGATCCAGGTGAGCAAGCGCAAGTTGATTGGAAAGAGAATATAAAGCTTGTCTCAAGAAATGGAGAGGAGTTTATCATTAATGTTCTTGATTTTAAATTAGGTTATTCAAGGTATTGCTGCTTTGAGATAAACAGGACAAAAACTCAAGAAGAATTAATAGAAACTCTAATAAGAATATTCAAAGATATAGGCGGAGTACCGAGAGAGATTTTATTTGACAATACAGCAGCAGTTGTTGATATAACAGGTGAGAAAATTAAAGTAAATTCAAGATTTAAAAGTTTTGCAAAAGACTTTGGGTTTGAAGTAAAACTGTGCAAACCAAGACATTCGTACACAAAAGGAAAAGTTGAAGCAGCAAACAAGTTTATAGATTGGATACTGCCATATCAGGGTGAATTTGAAACAGAAGAGGACTTAGTAAGGATAATAAAAGAGATAAACGCAAAGGTCAATATGCAGCCAAATCAAACAACTCAAGTTCCACCTGCTCTTCTGTTTCAAAAAGAAAAAGAGTATTTACAACCCTTGCCAGACAAAAGGTTAATAGACAGTTACCTAAATTCCTACAAGTCAGTTAAAGTCCAAAAGGACTCTCTGATTTACTACAAGGGAAGTAAATACTCTGTTCCACCCGAATACATAGGAAAGACAGTCCAAGTAAAGGAGGTGGAAAACAAAATTTATATTTATTATAACACAAACCTGTTAAGGATACATGTTATTGATGAAAAAAATATCAATTATCACGATGAAGATTACAAGCAGCTAATGCTAATGAGAGTTGGTCAAAGAGAAGAGCTTAACAAGATATGTGAGGAAAACCTAAAGAAATTTGATAATCTGTTGAAAACCTAAAGAAAGGAGAAAATCTAAAAATGAGCAACTATGTGAAACTACTTAACAACTTAGAAGAGTTAGGTCTTCACAACATAAAGAATAACCTTGACAAATACTTAGATTTAGTGGCAAGCGGAGAAAAAAGTATGACAGATGCATTATATGAACTTAGTAATTTAGAGATAAAAGCCAAAGAAGAAAGGGCGATATTAGGATGTGTGAGGGTGGCAAATTTCCCATTTATAAAAGGTATAGAAGATTTTGATTTTTCATTTCAGCCAAGTATAAACAAGCAACAGATAATGGACTTAATGAGTTTGAGATTTTTAGAGGGTAATGAAAATATACTATTTGTCGGAACACCAGGGGTAGGGAAAACGCATCTAGCCACAGCAATAGGTATAGAGTGTGCAAAACGAAGGTATTCAACATATTTTATACATTTTCAAGAGTTAATAGCCCAGCTAAAGAAAGCATTATTGGAGAACAGATTAGAGTACAGACTTAAGCATTTTTCGAAATACAAAGTTTTAATAATAGATGAGATAGGTTATTTGCCAATAGACAATGATGGAGCAAATTTATTTTTCCAGCTGATATCGAGCAGATATGAGAAGAGCAGTACAATAATAACAACTAATGTTGTATTCTCAGAATGGGGAGAGATATTTGGTGGAGCGACAATAGCAAATGCAATTTTAGATAGGCTACTGCATCATTCTTACGTGATTTTCATAAAAGGTCCTTCATACAGATTACAGTCAAAAACAGCATATTTTAGCAATACAAACCAGCAAAGTTAAGTTTATTTTTTGTACATTTTTATTTTCGATTTTTTGTTCATTTTGATATTGACATTTACAAAAGGCAAAAACCCACCTTTGTTCTGGGCTATTTCCTTACCATTTAAAAATACTCTTGCGTGATGAGTAGCACTTCCAACTCTCAAAACTATTCTTTTGTCCTTCCAACCTTCAGGTATGTAAAATGTCCTTTCATACCACACATCACCTATGTGATCTCTTATGCTCTCATCCTGGGTTATGTCATTGTAGCTTGACGGCACAGGCATCAAAATAGCATCTTCAAGGGGTTTTTCAAACCACCTCTGTTCATAGCCTTTATTGTCCCTGTCAACTTTAAACCTCCATATACCGCTTAAGTCTTTTATCTCTCTTGTTCTTGTCTCACGTGGATAAAGCATAGCTTACAAAACCTCCTTATTATGTATTTTTTACTTCTATCATAGCTCATCTCCAATAAATTCTAGCGCAAGCAATGCGTTTAATGACCATTGAGAAGCTATATTCGTTGAAATAAAAGGAATCTCAGCAACAGGCGCAGGTACAGTTGCCAATTGTAAATTTATACCTCCATCACAAATAAATTTTAGCCATGGATTTTTGTTATGGTCTAAAAACATCTGCCATATTTCTTTTTTCAATTCAGGAATATTTTTCTTCATTGCAGCAAAGGCAGCCATCCCAATATTGAGCATGTTCAACTTAAATCCAAAGCTTGGAACACCCCAGCTTTTTAAAATCTCATTTTTGTTTTCTTTAAATTCAGTATAAAAAAGGCCCTGCTGAGCACACAATTCTTCAAATTCTTTATCTTCAAAATTCTTGGCTATCTCAAGCCAAACAAGTGTATTTCCAAAACAAAATACAAAATTTGAACCACCAGTGTATTCAACAGGTTTTAACTGGGTTTTTTCAGGATCATAGTCAAATACCCCACCCGAAATAAATGCTGCTGGATTTTTCTTCAAAAAGTCCAGTATCTTTATTATCTTTTGTTTGTAAATTTCTTCCTTGTGCCTTTCCCATCTTACAAACCAATTGGCGCAAAAGGTCATAACATCCGGTCCAACCCTTATGTGTACTCTATTTTCAGGATCATTCGTAAAATACGCACGCATAGGGTCCATGTGCATAATTTGTTTGTCAATATCTTTTACATCATCCATAAGCTGCCCTATTCTTTCATCGGCAGTAAGATAATAGTAATACCTGTGAAGGTATGCCATGCTAATTCTCACTTCTTTGCAACCACATCCCCAATGAACAACATTGTGCCTTGAACCCAGTCCCTTGTATTCCCCAAGATGATACACATCTACTTCTGATGTATGTCTTGTCATTGCCTCAGCCATTTTAAATATATCAAAACGTCCTGTTCTTAAAAACATAAGCCAAAGCCAAATGTTTGGCACAAGCTCTGTGTTCTGCCAAGCATATCCACCAATATCATATTTCCACATATGTCTTACCATATCATAGCTATGCATAAAATCACCATAGTCCCAAAAACCGTACCA
The sequence above is drawn from the Caldicellulosiruptor bescii DSM 6725 genome and encodes:
- the istA gene encoding IS21-like element ISCbe3 family transposase gives rise to the protein MQNLTAHLNMIRAMKMKPNFSELARIYGMDRRTVKKYYEGYEGKPKNRNKPSKLDKYYDEIKSKLAIKGVTVKGVYEYLKSKDETIGTYSNFNKYVKKKGLKPEKKIKGHPRFETDPGEQAQVDWKENIKLVSRNGEEFIINVLDFKLGYSRYCCFEINRTKTQEELIETLIRIFKDIGGVPREILFDNTAAVVDITGEKIKVNSRFKSFAKDFGFEVKLCKPRHSYTKGKVEAANKFIDWILPYQGEFETEEDLVRIIKEINAKVNMQPNQTTQVPPALLFQKEKEYLQPLPDKRLIDSYLNSYKSVKVQKDSLIYYKGSKYSVPPEYIGKTVQVKEVENKIYIYYNTNLLRIHVIDEKNINYHDEDYKQLMLMRVGQREELNKICEENLKKFDNLLKT
- the istB gene encoding IS21-like element ISCbe3 family helper ATPase IstB; this translates as MSNYVKLLNNLEELGLHNIKNNLDKYLDLVASGEKSMTDALYELSNLEIKAKEERAILGCVRVANFPFIKGIEDFDFSFQPSINKQQIMDLMSLRFLEGNENILFVGTPGVGKTHLATAIGIECAKRRYSTYFIHFQELIAQLKKALLENRLEYRLKHFSKYKVLIIDEIGYLPIDNDGANLFFQLISSRYEKSSTIITTNVVFSEWGEIFGGATIANAILDRLLHHSYVIFIKGPSYRLQSKTAYFSNTNQQS
- a CDS encoding sugar-binding domain-containing protein yields the protein MLYPRETRTREIKDLSGIWRFKVDRDNKGYEQRWFEKPLEDAILMPVPSSYNDITQDESIRDHIGDVWYERTFYIPEGWKDKRIVLRVGSATHHARVFLNGKEIAQNKGGFLPFVNVNIKMNKKSKIKMYKK